DNA sequence from the Hippopotamus amphibius kiboko isolate mHipAmp2 chromosome 1, mHipAmp2.hap2, whole genome shotgun sequence genome:
AGGCCCTAGTGGTGTGTGACGGGATGACTTCCTGCCTCATCCCCGCAGCGAGGGGCTGTGGACCGGGTCCTCAGTAACAGTGAGAACAGtggttctcttcctcttccctgtgtctgtgtctgtctctttccctccctccctccctcacctgtcTATCTCTCTTTCCCCTGGGCCTCAGGGACCCAGGACAAGGTTCTCTGCATCCCGAGGAAGCAGCCTGGGGCAGCCCTGTGGCCCCAGCGCGGGTCCTCGCTCCCCGCTCTGGGTCCTGCCTCGGAGCGCATCCCCCAGGGAGGCCCTGGTGGACTCCAGTtcaggctggagagagaggagaggagctggggaCCCTGCCGTCAGCCCCCCATGGCCAGTAAGCCCTGTTCCCAGCACATCAAGGCCTCGGCAGTGCCTCCTCCTGGGCTTGGGGATGGGAGGCCACAGGAGGAAAGGGTGCCCTCCCCGCCGGAGGTCGCAGTGTCTCGCTATGGTTTGGTGAGCTCAGCAGGCGGGCTGCCGCAGCGGGACTGAGCTGGCCAACAAGCATCCAGGCAGGATCCCGAGCCGCGCTGTCTGACCGTTAAGCAGAAGGACAGAGTGTggcagccctctcccctcccccgtccccctcGCAGGCTCCTGTGCCGGGCGGTGCTGGAGGGACGCAGCTCCCGGTGGCGGCCCAGACTGTGGCCTGAGTGCTGGAAGGAGAGGGGGCTGCAGGCCAGGCCTGGGAAAGGGACGTCCCTGCTCCTGGGCAGCTGCAGGCCCTGGGACGGGGGCTTCTGAGCTGTGAGGCGGTTTGGatgtctctcccacccccactcgtCCAGGTGGGGAGGCCAGCTCCCCGGGCTGCCTCCCTCCACCGCtgtgtgagggttttttttctccttctctgccgCAGCCTCTGGCCCAGAGGAGTCTGCTGCAGTCAGGGCTGCTGcacaggcaggagggagagagagggaagtggggtgaggaggagggtcCTCCGGCAGCTCCAGGGCCCAGCTCCCTCTCAGCCTCATCTGGGGTACGCCTCTGGGGAGTCCCTTCCTGTGAGCCCCCGAGAGTCAGGAACCCTGGGTACCTGCCTGGGGTCTCCTGGAGCAGCCGTCTGGACCGTCCACAGAGTGACCTTGGCTGGGCCACTAGCCTGTGTGTGGAGGTGACCCCTGTCCACCCGCATCACGGCCACTGATGGACTGAGGTGCAGCTGTGAAGTCTGGGCGGCCCTTCTTTCTGGGGCAGCTGGGATGTGGTCCCAGGTCTGTGGCATCTCAGAACCCAAGCtcctaaccactgagcctgcagcCTCAGTCTGTCCAGGCCCTCGGCAATTGGCCTTCCTGCCAGGATGTGCTCCAGCCGTCTCTCTGCTGCCCTAGATTCCCCTCTGGttggaaggctttttttttttttttttctttttttctttcttttggccagAAGAAGGAGGGAGACTTCCTGAGGCTGGTGTAGCTGTCCCTGCTTTGGGAGGGTCCCGATTCTGACATTGGCATGATGCATGTTGACCTTTGGGGGTTGTAGTGACCATCCTGTACCCCTCACGGAGGGCCCAAGACAGCCAGCATCCTCCCAGTGGTCCTGTCTCCCAGCCTGGGGTGCGAGGAAAGGCTGGGAACTTGTTCAGCTCCCCTTCTAGCCGTCTGCAGGGCTGTCCGCAAGGTGAGCCCAGGGCAGCTGCTGGGCCTCCAGCCCGTGGACCCACTCTCTTCCTGGCCCTCccccctttttatttttagtgatcCCAGAAGATGTTGGTAGAGAGCACAGCTggatttggggggtttttttgttttgctgggAGAAGTGGGCTCTCCCACAGTGTGGACGCAGCGGGGAGGGGTTTCTGGTCCCAGATGTGCAGGCCGCGTCCTCAGCAACTTCTCTACATGATGATGGTGACCCCTGCTACCTCTCCTGGGATTGTTTTAAGGCTTAAATCAGATAGTGTGCACGGAAATACGCTACAAATGGAGATGCTGTTCTCCTTCCAAGTtggcagggaggggaagcagcAGTGTTCTCCGTCTCTCTGGGCTCCACGTGGCTCGTAGGTGACTTGTGTTGGGTTATATAAAGACCCATAATTCATCTGCAATTCTCCTTTATGTCCATTCTTCACATAATATTATCTCCTTCtctcatttatatatgtatttaaatttccATGTATTGACAATTTGCATAATATATACCTTTCAGTAGCTCTGTGTTTCTGTTCAATTCTGTTTATATCACAGAATATGAATTGTTCTATTATTAGGCATCctggttgtttccactttttgctattttaaatagtactttgcgagctttaaaaaaaattgatatgattcacatgccataaaatttaccctttttcaaagcgtacaattcagtagtttttaacatattcacaggcATGCAACCAttatctaattctagaacatttgtGAGCATTCTAAGAAGTATTTTTCCTTTAAGTATACTTCTGAAGTGGAATGACTAGGCCAGAAGGGTGAAAACGACTTCATAGCTGTTATTACATCTTATCGGACTGTTTCCCAGAAAATGCGCAACAGCGGCATCCGTCACGAGTGGTTCTCCTACAGCTTTGCCCACATCGCGCGCCCCTGTCTCCCCTGTTCCCGCCGATCTGGTAGGTGTGCAGCCGCTCCTCTCGGAGTGTGGGACGCAGCTGCTCGTGCCTTTCGGGGTTGTGAAGGACACCACGACCAAGGGGCAAAGTGACGGGTCTCCCATGCTTGTGATCCCGTGACTTGGACGAGCTCTGGGTTTGAGCAGTTTGGGAGCCAAGTTCATGGGGGTCTTTCTTCCCATCGTCCCACCTGGTCGTGCTTTATGCTGTCCTTGTTCACATGTTGCTGGGTTTTAACCCCTCAGCTTTCAACCTCGGAAGGACACTAGGAGCCACGGTGGATCATTTCCAGGAAAACTCAGTCCACGATAGCTGGTGGCAACCAGAAGAAGTTACCTTGTTGGACGCCATCAGGAggaccagcccctgcctccctctccctgtgcttAGCTCCGTCTTCTCCCCCCCCACGAGGTGCCTGCCCTGGGCCTGATCACTCCACTTTACCCGAAAAGATAGCGAAGCAGGAAAGGGTCCAAGTCCACAGGTGTAGGGGCTGTGCTTGAGTCAGGCgcacccctctcccccacccagctTGAAATTAAGGAATAAAGGAAGCTCTCTCTCTGCAGCGGGTAGTAAACCTATGAATGTGTTCTCCCCAGGAGTGAGAGAGGATAAAAACAGGAAGAGGGCCACTTAGGGATTTGCTGAACTAATGACTAGTAAGCAGATAACAGGGCTTTTTAAGACTCGGCTGTGTTCCCTCCATCAAAAATTCATCTGTTCGCAAAGCTTTAACTATCCTCTTTACACTCTTAAATCTCCTGTAATTCGTTGATTCTAAGACACACATTTTTACATCTTCGAACCTCTCTGAAGTTGGGTTTACCATTGATGGGTGATATAGTGTAATTGGCAGCCTGTTTCTGTCTTAGTGGTGACAAAATAATGATGCGTTCACCATCATTGGCATTTTGGATGTAATGAAATTTAGTCTGTCTCCAGTATTCATTGCCGTTCCAAAGCCCTAGACTTACACCTTCAGCTACCTTTGAGATATTTTCACTGGGTGTATATCACCGTGTCAAAGCTAGCAGATTTAGAACTTACACAACCTCATCGCATTTTTCTCATGAAATATCGTCTACttttttctgacttcattttcaAACGGTGATCATTCTCTGAGTTGCCCAGCTGTGATCAAAGAAGTGCTGGCCAGTGTTTATTAGTGCTTCCTGCAGGCCAGGCACTTGTCCCAAGCCCCAGTAATCCTTACAGCAGCCCTACAAGGCAGGTACTGTGATCAGACCACTTTTGTATGTGACGTAGAGCCACTCACCCGAGGTCACAGGGCTAAATGACGGCAGGGTGGGGTCCTTGAACCCGACAGCTTGACCCAGAGACTCCGGACCACATCTCTGCGCTGCCTTTCACGGATCCAGCCAGGGACCACGGGGTTTTCACTCGTGCACTGAAGAACGTCCCTGTGCTTCACTGTCTGCTCTGGCCCCGGCACTTCCTTTGATTGCAGCAAAAGCTGCCCCGTCGATTTCCTCTCCACCTGTTCCCCTctctcttcatcttgcaaatcctAGACAGCTTCATCTTCCCACAGCACCTCTTTCGGGGTTCCACTTCCCTGCTCAAACACCTTTTCAAAGGAAGCTCTATTGCTATGTAACTCACATATCATACAATTCCCTTATTCAGAGTATGCAATTCAGTGGGTTTGGGTTTGTTCACAGAGCGGTGCatccaccaccacaatcaattttagaacattttcaccaccccCCCAAAAGGAGCTCTGCCCCCCTgatttctccctgcccccaccccggaaACCATTAACTtactctgtctctatggatttgcctattctggatgtttcatataGATGGAACATATGATACGtgactttctgtgcttctgtgtctggcttctctctcaCTGAGCGTGATGTGGTCGAGGTTCTCTATGTCAGCGCCTCatctctttttattgctaaataacaTTCAGTTGTGTGGATGGATGTACCCCACTTTATTTACCCGTTTATCAGTTGGTGGACAGTTTGGGTTGTTTCAGCGTTTTGGCTGTTGTGgaaaatgctgctttgaacattcatgtacggtttttatgtggacatatgttttcatttctcttgggtgtgcACCTAGGAGAGGAATCGCTGGGTCACATGGTCGCTCTTTTTAACTGGTGAGGTCAGAAACTTTTAATAGCTCCTCAGACCCCTCCGTCTAGTTTTCAAAGCCCTTTCCATCTGTTCGCGATTCCTGCTGTTCCGAACCACAGCCTGGCCGCTTCTGCCAGACCGGGCTCACCCTCACCGTCTGACCTGTGTGTCGAGGCCTCTGCCTTTGGCTCGGGCTTCCCACCCGAACCAGGATGGGGTCCGGGGGCAGAGTCAGCCCACCCATTTGTTTCTTTGAGACGcacaacgttttaaaaaatctgaattatTTGTGCACATGAGATTAATACTGAAGGATCcaaatttttatgttctttttaaaaattgcaagatCTGGTCGCCGGGGGCCCACATGCCTGTGAGGCACCCCCCACCCGACTGCAGCTGAGGGACGCAGCCATGCCTGGtcctcctcacccctctcccGGCCCGCCACGCGCTGGGTCCCTGACCCATCCCTCCAAAGCCGGGCTCCGCTCGCTGCTCCGACCATCACGCTCCACGTCTGAAGCCGCTGGAGCTCGTGCCGCTCGACTCCACGCCAGGTGTCGTGGTCTGCCGCGCGACTGTTGAGAGGGGAGAGCCGGGAAGCTACCGGGGAACTGTGATGGTGCTAAGAGTTGCAGGCTTCGGGccagctgcctgggttcaaatctcatttTTACCCCGttgtcagctgtgtgaccttgggccagttacctgacttctctgaacctcagtttccttatattttaaaatggggatcataGAAGGACCCCTTTATGTGTTGTTCCTGTGGGGGGTAAATGGGCTGATGTGTATCCATTGTTATTAGTAttactgttattgtttttttcttgacgTCTTCTCAGTGCTACTGTGAGAACTCGGGAGACCGGACCCCTGTGGGGCTGGGAGCTCAGCCGTGGTTCTCGGTGGCGGGCACTCTGCGCGGTGTGGCTGGAACAGCTGGGCTTGCTGTCATGTTCGTCCAGGGTTCCGCCCGCCTGGCCAGAGCTGCAGCCTCACGCCCCACCCCGAGGACGAGCGCACCTTCCCACGAGCTGGCTGTGGGCCTCACTTCCTCCCCCGCCGCGCTGGTGCCACCGCCAGGCCTGGCCTTGGGGCTGAACTCAGGGCAGGTGGTCCCTGCTCACCGTCCAGCTGGCTCGAGAGATGTGGCGAAGCCCGGTCAGGGCAGGTGGGCTGGGCAGGTCTGAACCAGGAGCcacttctttttgtttgtctgaattAAATATTGACCAGATAAAAAAGAATGCTTACACAATCTAGGTAAGATATGAGAACTGTGATGTGACAAATGCCAGGGTGCCTGCCATCCTTGTGTCCCTCCCCCAAGTTCTGTCCCAGTTCCTCTCCTTTACTTCCAAGTTTTAGGTGgactttccccttctcctctttATCATTTCTATGTGGGTCCAGTTGCCTAAACAACATGCTGTTTCATTTTGAAGAGTCgtcacactgtgtgtgtgtgtgagtgtgtgtgtgttgtcttgCTGTCACTTTAACCTGCACTCACCGTAATCTCTCCAGATGTGTCTTCTAATAACTGACTTATTTTTCAGCTGTTCCTAATCCATAGAACCCACCTGTGGACTTTCTCGTTTCCccttatatttttcatttgttgaaaTTCTGTTTATTCTGGTCATtttgtatcatatatatatatatatatttttggccatgctgcacatcttgtggaatcttaattcccctgccagggatagaacctaggtcctggcagtgagagcacaaagtcctaaccactgaaccgccagtgAATTCCCTATATCATATTTTCAGagttaattgtttttaaattaattatttactggctgcattgggtcttcattgtcgtgcatgggctttctctcgttgtggtgagtgggggctcctctttgttgtggtgtgtgggcttctcactgcggtggctttcttgttgtggagcacgggctctaggagcatgagcttcagtagttgcagcacacgcggctcagtagttgtggctcagggactTAGTCTCTCCGCGGCATGTAgcgtcttcccagaccagagctcgaacccatgtcccctgcgttggcaggcgggttcttaaccactgcacctccagggaagtcccttcagagTTAATTTTTATCAAAGCAATGAGGTTTCTCTCCCTTAACATTGTGCCTTTAAGGTGGACCCTGACGACGCATGTGTGTCCACTCTCTCGGCCGTACAGTGTTCTGCAGTGTGACTGCAGCTCCGGTGCTCgggaggcagcagggagcagACAGATGCAGTCCTACTTTGATGGAGCTTCGAGGGTACCAGGGAAGACAGACATACAGGCACCTGGCCAGGTCAGGACTCCCAGGAGGGGAGGCCAAGAGGTCGGTAAAAATCTCCTATGAGTGAGACCTGAAGGGAGAGTGGGAGTTGCTGGGTGAGAGAGCTGATCCCATGTTGTAGGTGATGCTCACGCGCTTGTGTAAATGACTGCTCTTCCTGTCCTGAGGTCACCTTTTTCTGTAGGTAAGGCTGTGAATTGGCCCGAGTCTTGGCAAGTGAGCCACGTGTGAACCTTGTCGTGTGAGGTGTTGTGCATCTGAACCCTAAACCTTAAGACCATTGGGTTGTATGTATTTGGGTCACTGATGATCAGAGTGCATACCGAGCTCTGGGAGTGTAATGTGTGTGGCTAACCAGCTCCTGACTCTGCTGTCAGTCCTAGTCCTGGGCCTCTGACTCTTACCTCTCGTGTAGAGCTGGGACAGTCATGGTACCCACCGTGCAGGATCTCTTGGGTGTGATGGGGATAGTCCTGGTACCCGCGGTGCAGGATCTCTCGGGTGTGACGGGGACAGTCATGGTACCCACCATGCGGGATCTCTCGGATGTGATGGGGAGGGGCACCTAGCATCTCCACACCGTGCCAGGCGCAGCAAGCATCAGTGTTGTCACTGCGGGGCTCTGTGGTCAGCATTCTGTGTGTCACCCTCGTTTACCTTCTCAGTAACTGTCCACCAGCTGACTTGACGTTTCCACCTGTATGTCTTAAGCTTAAACACACCTAAAATGGGGCTCCCGGTTTCCCCTCCATCAAACCATCCCTCTCCCAGTCTTCCCATCTCAGTAGACGCCACCGCTGCCTGTCTTTTGCTCTGGCCGAGTCCTAGGAGTCGTCTTTGGTTCCTCCTTTTGGCTTGTGCTTACCTCCATCGGTCCAGTCAGTTCTGACACCAGAAAGAACATCCACTCCCTCCAGCTGCTTCGCTGCCACTTTAGTCCAAGCCCCGCAGTCTCCCCCGGGCAACCACACAGCCTCCGCCTCGGCCTCCTCCTTCCACAGCCACTCTCTCCACAGCAGCCGGGGGTCCGTGAACATTCCGAAGATCTTGATGTTTCCTGCTTCAGACCCTCCAGTGGCGTCCCCTGAGCTTAGAAGCAGTCCAGCCTCCTCCCCTGGTGCTGCCCTCCTGTCTGCTCCCTCCTGCTCACCTGCTTCAGGACGCCTGGCAGCCACGCTCGCTCCTGCCTCAAAACTGTTCCTCTCGAATCTCCCTTCATCCAGAATGTTCTCCCCTGCTTCTCGTAGGGCTGCCTCTTCAGGTCTCAGAGGGGCCCGTCCGTTACCGGCTGTCACGAGCTCTGTCTGTAATGTCTTTATTGGCTTTTctgcctcccttcttccctccctcccgctgTAACCGGTGTGCATTCGGTAGGGGGTGGCAGCGAGCCCCATTTGACGGCAGGATGCAGAGCAGAGACTCGGGTAACTCGCCCCGGGTCGCGCACTAACAAGCCGCCCAGGCCCTCACCACGATGCACAGCCTTCCGCGGACCACAGCCTTGCCCGCGCAGATGCCTGGAGAGGCCCAGGGGTCTGACGTCTTCTGACAGAGTGCTTCTCGTTGAAGGGAGATGGCTCAGACACGCCcgtcctccttccttcccctgttCTGCTCTGTAGCTCGCTCTCCGGACTGGGGAGCGTGGCTGCGGGGACGTGAAGCACAGGCGGGGGTCCTGGTGCTCCGGGAGGTGGGCCACATCTCCCAGTCCTTacaccctcccccctcctcccgctcAGGTCGCATCAGCTTCTATGAGGAGTACGGCGTCATCCGCGACGTCCTGCAGAACCACCTGACCGAGGTCCTCATGCCGGTGGTCATGGAGCTGCCTGTCAACATCAGCAGCTTGGAGGCGGTGCTGGAGCACAAGCTCCAGGCCTTCCGGGCCCTGCGGGGCCTGCAGAGGGGCAGCGCTGTCGTGGGCCAGTACCAGGCTTACAGCGGACAGGCGCGTAGAGAGCTGCAGAAGCCAGACAGCTTCCACAGCCTGACGCCGACCTTCGCAGGTGGGTTCAGGGGCCGGGCACGGGCTGCTGGGCcgacccccgcccccagccccccagacGGAAGCAGCTCTCCCAACTCGGACGCCCTTCGGGTTGGGTTGGAAGGGACTTGAAGTGGGGTTTTCACAAGGGTGCTCAGTGGAGTGTGAGAAATGCCCCTGCCTCTCTGGCCGCCCGCCTGCTCAAAGCTGCGGGTCACCTGCTGGTTCCCCAGGACGGAGGACACCTCAGTGACAGTCTCCATTCAGGCCACGTCCACGGATCCTTCCAGGGTGTGCCGAGCTGGGCTCAGACCTGTCTCTGCCCTTGCGGCACTTCCATCAGCCCCTGGTTAGGCAACAGGCCTGCCCACTGCAGCCGGGGGCATCCCCAGTGGGCAGGTACCACGTTGGTCAGGCAGGTGCCCACTGGGGCCATCCTCTGGACACATGCACAGGCTCAGAGCTTCCAGAGGGAGGCTGGCTCCCTCACGCTGAGGCCACAGCCAGGGCAGCAGCTGCTGGTCGGGCACTGACCACGTGTCCGGCACATCACGTATGTGATCTCACTTCATCCTCACGCGTGCAGACGCGTCTGGCAGGTGTGATTATCATCCCCACTTAGCGGTGAGGAACCGTGAGGCTCCGTCAAGTTACCAAAACTTGCCAGAGGTCACGCAGAGGTAGTACGTGGGGAAACCGGGCTTGCGACTCGAGTCTGAGGGCACTCGGCATCCGGCTCTCACCACCGTGGTCCCTGCTGCAGGCCTCCTCACCTGCATGGCAGTTCCCTGCTGGCCAGTGGCTGAGGACCTTGCTCCCAGTATCTGACGGCCTCAGCGCGTCCTGAGTGCTCTGCAAACAGGAAGGACGCACCTTTTCCTAGGACACCTGCCCTCAAAGTCACCATCACTGGCACCTTGCCCCTGCTGTGAGACTTTGCTCAGAGTCTCCCTATCGGAGCATCTCAGCCCACTCCCCCTTTGCTCGGGGACAGTGGCTCTGAGAGGTGCCTCAGGGAGGTGGGAGTCCCAGGTGGCCCCAGAGGCTGCTTCTCGAGCACCGACGAGGGTGCCTAGAGGAGGGCTCAGAGAGTAAGCTGGCAGGCAGGCCGGAAGGGAGGGACAGCGAGTGGTCCCAGTTCTGGTGCCGCAGCATCACCCCCACTGTCCCCCTGTCGCCCCAGGCATCCTCATTCACGTAGACAACCTTCGCTGGGAGGGCGTCCCTTTCATCCTGATGTCCGGCAAGGCCTTGGATGAGAGAGTGAGCTATGTCCGGATCTTGTTCAAGAACCAGGCGTACTGCACCCAGAGTGAGAAGAACTGGGTCCCAGCCCAGAGCCACTGCCTCCCTCGGCAGATCGTCTTCCACATCGGCCACGGTGAGCTGGGCAGCCCTGCCGTGCTGGTTAGCAGGAACCTGTTcaggcctgccctgccctccgCCAGCTGGAAGGAAGTGGAGGGCCGGCCCGAGCTCCGCCTCTTTGGCCGCCCGCTGTCCGATTACTACGCCTACAGCCCCGTGAGGGAGCAGGACGCCTACGCCACCCTCATCTCCCATATCTTCCACGGCCAGAAGGATGCCTTCATCACCACGGAGAACTTGCTGGCCTCCTGGGGCTTCTGGACCCCCTTGCTGGACAGCCTGGCCCACGAGGTCCCACGCCTCTACCCGGGAGGAGCAGAGAATGGACACCTGTTGGACTTTGAGTTCAGCGGCAGCCACTTGGCCTTCTCCCAGCCGCCGCCGGAGCAGTTGATGCCGGGGCTGGACTCCACTCCGACACCCAGCGACTTCCAGGTTCTCAGGGGCAAGTACCGAGAGAGCCCACTGATCTCGGCCTGGCCCGAGGAGCTGATCGCCAGGCTGGCCAGCGACATCGAGGCTGCGGCCGTGGGGGCCGTGCAGCGCTTTGGTGAGTTCCACCTGGCGCTGTCAGGCGGCTCGAGCCCCGTGGCCCTGTTCCAGCAGCTGGCCACAGGGCACTACGGCTTCCCCTGGGCCCACACGCACCTGTGGCTGGTGGACGAGCGCTGCGTCCCGCTCTGGGACCCCGAGTCCAACTTCCAGGGCCTGCAGGCTCACCTGCTGCAGCACGTGCGGGTCCCGCACTACAACGTCCACCCCATGCCCGTGCACCGGCACCGGCGGCTCTGTGCCGAGGAGGACCAGGGCGCCCAAGCCTATGCCGAGGAGATCTCCGCCCTGGTGACCAACAGCAGCTTCGACCTGGTGCTGCTGGGCATGGGCGCCGACGGGCACACGGCCTCGCTCTTCCCGCAGTCGCCCGCCGGCCTGGATGGCAAGCAGCTGGTGGTGCTGACCACCAGCCCATCCAGCCCGCGCCGGCGCATGAGCCTCAGCCTGGCCCTCATCAACCGCGCCCGGAAGGTGGCAGTCCTGGTCATGGGCCGGATGAAGCGCGAGATCGCCGTGCTGGTGAGCCGTGTGGGCCGCGAGCCCCAGAAGTGGCCCATCTCGGGCGTCCTGCCGGATTCCGGCCAGCTGGTGTGGTACATGGACTATGACGCGTTTCTGGGGTGACGGTGCCTTTGCCCTTCACTCACCCTGTGCTTCGCTTCACCCGCCCGCTCTCCACCCCATCCGTCCTgccgccccccgcctcccccaccaccaccaggtgCCCTGCTCTCTGGAACCCGATGCCTCACGGTCAGGCCCCCTGCAGAGGGAGGACGaggccctcccccaacccctgtgaCAGTCTCTGTCTAGTGGTGGTGGGTACACATCGGAACGAGGAGGAAATGGAATCTCTGCTCCAAATCCAAGTCAGGAGAGAAATGTCCACCTTAAGAAAAGACCCACAGCGGTTACACGTGAACACACGCCAGCGCCAAACAGGATGGTCTGAAAGCTCTGCGCTTGAGCAGGAGTGCGGTGGGCTGAGGTCATCGAGGGTCTCCTGTGGGCCGGGACCCTTGGCCAGCTCTGGCGGAAGAGTAGAGTGTGGACAGTAGAGAGCAGGAGCCCAGGCTCCCATGGTCCAGTGCCCTGAGCCCGCGAGCATCTGCTGGGAGCCCTCGTCTCTCCTCCGTCCCCTTCCCGAGCCTCCAACTCAGCCTGCTGTCCTGTGCCCTCTGgggccaccccccccaccccccgctctgCATCTCAGCTCTCTCCCCAGTCCCAACCGTGGAGGTCTTCCCACCCCCTCTGTTTCTTTGCTGCCCCTCAGACGCCACATTTATGGGCAGATAGCGGATGATGACAGTAGCACGGTGACAGATGCTGGGATGTGCAAACAGATCCAGAAACCTTGCGACTGTGGTTTGGAGCTCCCTTTCTCATAGCCAGGCTTCTTTGCTGGCGGGAGGCGCTGGTTCCCCAGCTCTGTCAGGGAGGACCTCTGGCCCACACCTGTGTTCCTGTCTCCAACCGACGCTGCGTGAAACTCACTGGACATAGATGATCAGGCCATTCCAGGGACCCCGCGTTTAAGAGCGTCCTTTGTGTCTCAGGGGACTTTCCAGGGAGTGTTTCTGCTCTCAGTGTCGTGCCTTGTTTTACCTGGAAAGATCCAGTTAAATCTTTCTCTGGTGGTGACGTCTCATTTGGGGGCAGAGATGTCACATCAGGTGATCAGACCACCCAGGTGCTACAATCTGACCGGACTAG
Encoded proteins:
- the H6PD gene encoding GDH/6PGL endoplasmic bifunctional protein isoform X1, yielding MWDLVPQPGIEPGPPALGAQSLNHWTTRDVPERLNKCSRHPGLWKMLMVAVCVALLGCLQAQEHQGHVSVILLGATGDLARKYLWRGLFQLYLEEAGKGHSFRFHGAALTSTEQGQEVIAKILESLSCPRDMAPSRCAELKAQFQQLSEYRRLKMPEDYLALSKDIEARIQHEGLREAGRIFYFSVPPFAYADIARSINSSCRPGPGAWLRVVLEKPFGHDQRSAQQLATELGSFFQEEEMYRVDHYLGKQVVAQILPFRDQNRKALDGLWNRHHVERVEVILKETVDAEGRISFYEEYGVIRDVLQNHLTEVLMPVVMELPVNISSLEAVLEHKLQAFRALRGLQRGSAVVGQYQAYSGQARRELQKPDSFHSLTPTFAGILIHVDNLRWEGVPFILMSGKALDERVSYVRILFKNQAYCTQSEKNWVPAQSHCLPRQIVFHIGHGELGSPAVLVSRNLFRPALPSASWKEVEGRPELRLFGRPLSDYYAYSPVREQDAYATLISHIFHGQKDAFITTENLLASWGFWTPLLDSLAHEVPRLYPGGAENGHLLDFEFSGSHLAFSQPPPEQLMPGLDSTPTPSDFQVLRGKYRESPLISAWPEELIARLASDIEAAAVGAVQRFGEFHLALSGGSSPVALFQQLATGHYGFPWAHTHLWLVDERCVPLWDPESNFQGLQAHLLQHVRVPHYNVHPMPVHRHRRLCAEEDQGAQAYAEEISALVTNSSFDLVLLGMGADGHTASLFPQSPAGLDGKQLVVLTTSPSSPRRRMSLSLALINRARKVAVLVMGRMKREIAVLVSRVGREPQKWPISGVLPDSGQLVWYMDYDAFLG